Proteins encoded within one genomic window of Dasypus novemcinctus isolate mDasNov1 chromosome 17, mDasNov1.1.hap2, whole genome shotgun sequence:
- the C17H2orf78 gene encoding uncharacterized protein C2orf78 homolog codes for MLSLASATQTSLSIVSSTLVAAIDVSSSLTMSENFQTPPLVGTPNSVQLSLPVVSNVASLTGSVCNFSRVSAPAVSSAWVLPSASGTSFQPLMGSAYLYQHSSMTMYGVSGQSQISTSAASYPGIFEWEITGSTEKKSSSLEDFTVTVIDQDTAVSSMPVTAQYDKTSDTNTMVPLYPSLSASLVQGTPSQIPNQGQGLSLPYQEGGQVYYYNQGTLGPLISGELGPCLQSYGSVSYMGGRASASQPELVMVLKEVQPTNVLPPASASGIYYSVSAQPITETNFQVMETSLGMETSLGLQLPSQTFCMPQTPEFPKSCSSRNIQILESNPPSELGDISMIAPVQSPSNLLALPPAPHQEQTENKNLDEIKTKLSKPLDAYQITIDNQDPPLLPLEIPDIHQLLACIDPLGQEEQSGSENADLGKNGMGLEDQGTFESGMESSSGFADIATLVKDIHLPPLFSSFKDLDQSNGPKAIKAIKVNQVQEKTSEMKGPSDQIRKNKHKASEPISGAPKAKIQPKNPDCLVDEEVVVCNTATSERALMKSGKHPNSKPQKTASSRISKAKGRGQEKPKRTRENNSKKGEESKQSGNKVKGEEKPTIPKMKRKRNQPELGQEIFKKPRSCLGMHMLESVQVFHALGKKNDKKIGLSSSQTRGNSNNTKDPRPSLAIKPWLDTPREGKGPEKTKAKSQKPEDNAEKECSSPSQYELPPPGKVKLIPLPFPTVDKPQIRPVHRRPQSLAANRPSVAYPARPGSTSSAQPTAGNPSRPAPANASWTGPARPARPILTNQTRPGLTNPTRPSVSQSSVSRPAPFKTSSCTSLQRDPVPTAVTKSQSPPKPQNQFLLQDFSFQPIPWRKPNVPEPVMSNPITKEQRPEREAMKRQAQLERENAAKYTSLGKVQFFIEREKDMEIARYYGYAI; via the exons ATGCTCTCTTTGGCGTCAGCCACTCAGACATCGTTGAGTATCGTCTCTTCAACCCTTGTTGCTGCAATTGATGTTTCCTCTTCTCTGACCATGTCAG aaaatttccaaactccACCTTTGGTTGGAACTCCAAACTCTGTGCAGCTCTCCCTTCCCGTGGTGAGCAACGTTGCTTCCCTAACAGGAAGTGTCTGCAACTTCTCCAGGGTCTCTGCACCAGCTGTCAGCTCGGCATGGGTATTGCCATCAGCCTCTGGCACCTCTTTCCAACCACTCATGGGTAGTGCCTACCTTTACCAACATTCTAGCATGACTATGTATGGAGTTTCTGGCCAGAGCCAGATCTCCACTTCAGCTGCTTCCTATCCAGGTATTTTTGAATGGGAGATCACAGGAAGCACTGAAAAGAAGTCATCGTCCCTCGAGGACTTCACTGTTACTGTCATTGACCAGGACACGGCTGTTTCTTCCATGCCCGTGACAGCTCAATATGATAAAACTTCAGACACCAATACCATGGTCCCTCTGTATCCATCACTGTCTGCCAGCCTTGTTCAGGGAACACCATCTCAGATTCCAAATCAGGGACAAGGCCTGTCACTTCCTTACCAGGAAGGCGGCCAGGTATATTACTATAATCAAGGCACACTGGGGCCCCTGATCTCTGGAGAACTTGGCCCTTGCCTGCAATCCTATGGCTCTGTGTCATACATGGGAGGTAGGGCTTCTGCCTCTCAACCAGAACTGGTGATGGTGCTAAAGGAAGTTCAACCCACAAATGTTCTACCACCAGCCTCTGCATCTGGAATTTACTACTCTGTGTCTGCTCAACCCATCACCGAAACAAACTTTCAAG TGATGGAAACGTCCCTGGGGATGGAGACTTCCCTGGGATTGCAGCTTCCAAGCCAGACATTTTGTATGCCACAAACTCCAGAATTCCCCAAGTCCTGCAGTAGCAGAAATATCCAGATACTTGAAAGTAACCCACCATCTGAGCTTGGGGACATTTCAATGATTGCTCCAGTCCAGAGTCCTAGTAATCTCCTTGCACTGCCTCCAGCTCCACACCAGGAACAAACAGAGAATAAGAATTTGGATGAGATTAAAACCAAGCTTTCAAAGCCTCTAGATGCCTACCAGATCACAATAGATAACCAAGATCCTCCACTACTCCCTTTAGAAATCCCTGATATTCACCAGCTTCTGGCCTGTATTGATCCCCTCGGCCAAGAGGAGCAGTCTGGTTCTGAAAATGCTGATCTGGGAAAGAATGGCATGGGTCTTGAGGACCAAGGGACATTTGAAAGTGGGATGGAGTCTAGCAGTGGTTTCGCAGATATAGCTACACTGGTGAAGGATATTCACCTTCCCCCACTCTTCAGTTCCTTCAAGGACCTTGATCAATCTAATGGTCCCAAGGCAATCAAAGCCATCAAGGTGAATCAAGTGCAGGAAAAGACAAGTGAGATGAAGGGGCCCTCTGATCAAATCAGGAAGAATAAACACAAAGCCTCCGAGCCTATCAGTGGTGCTCCCAAGGCCAAAATCCAGCCAAAGAACCCAGATTGTCTGGTAGATGAAGAAGTGGTTGTTTGCAATACTGCAACCAGTGAGAGGGCTCTTATGAAGAGTGGCAAGCATCCAAACAGCAAACCTCAGAAAACTGCATCCAGCCGAATCAGCAAAGCTAAGGGCCGTGGGCAGGAAAAGCCGAAAAGGACCAGAGAAAACAATTCCAAGAAAGGTGAAGAGAGTAAGCAATCAGGAAACAAAGTTAAGGGAGAAGAAAAGCCAACCATTCCCAAGATGAAGCGGAAGAGAAATCAACCTGAGCTTGGCCAAGAGATCTTTAAAAAGCCTCGAAGCTGCCTGGGCATGCACATGCTAGAGTCCGTGCAGGTTTTTCATGCTCTGGGGAAGAAGAATGATAAGAAAATTGGGCTCTCTTCTTCCCAGACTCGGGGAAACTCAAACAACACCAAAGACCCCCGGCCATCCCTAGCTATCAAACCATGGCTGGATACCCCACGTGAGGGAAAAGGTCCTGAGAAAACTAAAGCCAAATCCCAGAAACCAGAAGATAATGCTGAGAAAGAATGTTCATCTCCCTCCCAGTATGAGCTGCCACCTCCTGGGAAGGTCAAGTTGATACCTTTGCCTTTTCCGACCGTAGACAAGCCTCAAATTCGACCTGTTCATCGGAGGCCACAGTCTCTGGCCGCAAATCGGCCTTCGGTGGCTTACCCTGCCCGGCCTGGTTCTACTAGTTCAGCACAACCTACTGCAGGCAACCCATCCCGGCCAGCTCCTGCCAATGCATCCTGGACAGGTCCTGCCAGACCTGCTCGGCCAATTTTGACCAACCAAACCAGGCCAGGTTTGACCAACCCTACCCGGCCTAGTGTTTCTCAGTCTTCTGTTTCTAGGCCTGCACCCTTCAAAACATCATCTTGCACTTCTCTCCAACGGGACCCTGTTCCCACTGCTGTGACCAAGTCCCAGTCGCCACCCAAGCCTCAAAACCAATTTCTACTCCAAGACTTCTCCTTCCAACCAATTCCATGGAGGAAGCCCAATGTTCCTGAGCCAGTCATGTCAAACCCCATCACAAAAGAGCAGAGACCGGAGCGTGAGGCCATGAAGAGGCAGGCTCAGCTGGAACGTGAGAATGCTGCCAAGTACACCTCTTTGGGGAAAGTGCAGTTTTTCATTGAGAGGGAGAAAGATATGGAAATTGCTCGATACTATGGCTATGCAATCTAA